The Arctopsyche grandis isolate Sample6627 chromosome 10, ASM5162203v2, whole genome shotgun sequence genome window below encodes:
- the Fbxo42 gene encoding F-box protein 42: MEMDNESTDAETLEYSFNDLPNEVLEFILSFLLPYKDLQDSMCVCKRWNACAKSVMRKAENNLYRAIKDVKINWKTFTPPDSIPTISKRFSHAACVLENSMYIFGGCTTNSTAFNDLWRFDLSKRQWIRPLAMGTYPSPKAYATMVPYKDNLILFGGWTSPVPSSIYGCWTMFNEVHAYNITSNRWIPLNATKSPPPIAGHSATIRDDTMIIYGGMYKPPILQSQSQSSSDVWTLDLKTLVWINQPTTDPVPPPRYGQSLIVLDKDNIMILGGIKSKVYTDCWILNMTGSVWTWTEVTVKNKHWAATHIWCNPACKVGDKVVTLGYEQNGPMYPLLSAARMNRQERAEENSVTHRLEQNMRRLVDKDNNVNGRRGVLPHQRPNNNNVNKSNQAGNSNTSNDESKAGPSGVPCQSNNSLGKLVKSNDLVNKNIQAVDDSELNQKENIGLKKNENEPNDIASRNVQQIKTITLRNKGIPGRKLLPNGFRITRHVRDSNNIRMAAFAADPSVHNIPPVNPVFNQQRVIARRPEVREVVNVPDAVPAVKKIRCNTLTMQVLDISSVLTDGCRPTVSWMQPQVGEIDGAPEEVIMYSLVRGKGELIMFGGLHCNADLNCPFSFQLPRNFSNSLHFIVPPRNII; this comes from the exons atggaaATGGATAACGAATCAACGGACGCAGAAACTCTTGAGTACTCATTCAACGATTTGCCCAATGAAGTTTTAGAATTTATTCTCAGTTTTCTGCTACCATATAAGGATCTGCAAGATTCTATGTGTGTGTGCAAACGCTGGAATGCTTGTGCTAAAA GTGTTATGCGTAAAGCTGAGAATAATCTTTACAGAGCAATCAAAGACGTCAAAATCAATTGGAAAACATTCACACCTCCTGATAGTATTCCAACTATATCAAAAAGGTTTTCTCATGCCGCTTGTGTTCTTGAaaattctatgtatatattcggcGGATGCACGACAAATTCCACTGCATTCAATGACTTGTGGCGTTTCGATCTATCCAAGCGCCAATGGATCAGGCCTTTGGCAATGGGGACGTATCCGTCGCCCAAAGCTTACGCCACCATGGTCCCGTACAAGGATAATTTAATTCTTTTCGGGGGATGGACATCTCCAGTGCCTTCCTCAATCTATGGATGTTGGACAATGTTCAACGAAGTTCACGCATACAACATTACCTCAAATCGTTGGATTCCTTTGAATGCAACGAAAAGCCCACCTCCCATAGCGGGTCATTCGGCAACAATCCGCGACGATACTATGATAATATACGGTGGCATGTACAAGCCTCCGATATTACAATCGCAATCACAAAGCTCGAGCGACGTTTGGACATTAGATTTAAAAACTCTAGTTTGGATCAATCAACCGACGACCGATCCCGTACCACCACCACGATATGGACAATCTCTCATTGTATTAGATAAAGATAATATTATGATTCTCGGTGGGATAAAATCTAAAGTATACACTGATTGTTGGATACTCAACATGACAGGTAGTGTTTGGACATGGACCGAAGTAACGGTGAAAAATAAACATTGGGCTGCCACACATATATGGTGTAATCCAGCTTGTAAG GTTGGAGATAAAGTGGTAACTTTGGGCTATGAGCAAAACGGCCCAATGTATCCTTTACTATCAGCTGCACGAATGAATAGACAAGAACGAGCCGAAGAAAATTCTGTAACACATAGATTGGAACAAAATATGAGACGGCTCGTCGACAAAGACAATAATGTTAATGGACGGAGAGGCGTTTTACCTCATCAGCGACCAAATAATAATAACGTAAACAAATCTAATCAAGCTGGAAACTCTAACACATCCAATGACGAATCAAAAGCCGGACCAAGTGGAGTTCCTTGTCAATCAAATAATTCATTGGGTAAATTAGTTAAATCAAATGATcttgttaataaaaatattcaagccGTCGACGATTCTGAACTTaatcaaaaagaaaatatcGGTCTAAAGAAAAATGAAAACGAACCGAACGATATTGCCAGTCGTAACGTTCAACAAATCAAAACCATTACTCTAAGAAACAAAGGAATACCTGGAAGAAAg CTTTTACCAAACGGATTTAGAATAACGAGACACGTAAGAGATTCCAATAATATAAGGATGGCTGCGTTTGCCGCCGATCCATCTGTCCATAATATTCCGCCGGTGAATCCCGTCTTCAACCAGCAGCGTGTCATAGCGAGACGTCCAGAAGTGCGAGAAGTCGTCAATGTCCCTGATGCGGTGCCAGCAGTTAAAAAGATACGATGCAATACGCTCACGATGCAAGTTTTAGATATATCATCAGTTCTCACTGATGGATGTCGGCCAACAGTGTCGTGGATGCAACCCCAAGTCGGCGAGATAGACGGTGCGCCCGAGGAAGTTATCATGTATTCCTTAGTGCGTGGAAAGGGTGAATTGATAATGTTCGGTGGACTGCATTGCAACGCTGATCTCAACTGTCCATTTTCGTTTCAATTGCCGAGAAATTTTTCGAATTCGTTGCACTTTATTGTACCACCTAGGAACATTATATGA